A genomic region of Myxosarcina sp. GI1 contains the following coding sequences:
- a CDS encoding serine/threonine-protein kinase has product MNSKQITKVISEKYRIIKLLGEGGVGKTYEAENITTSEKVAIKTVSLRQTKDWKVLELFEREAKTLASLNHPAIPKYIEYFHVDTAEDRYFYLVRELVTGDSLFDLVKKGKRFNESEVKQIAIKVLEILDYLHQQTPLIIHRDIKPQNLIRSTDGKLFLVDFGSVQEIYRQTLSGGSTFVGTLGYMPPEQLRGQTSFATDLYSLGATLLFLLTKQTPDKLPQKKLKLDVRASTKVSDKFANWLDKLLEPIVEERFQSVAEALEVFYSENKFPQPANSRIVLTRNQSKIEIKMPNSGFQGSILIHLYTHGIFSLAAVLTALFISAVVNLIAFATKSLIFATLASLSLIPFWRFLIYPLGMFFWGLFGYTEIEIDRDRFKLRKSIFKLGKQIYGKTNKIQSIEQGYTSYDVDDINDNKSYCCHLNETSRTTEFGYMIRPDEQKWIVNEISDFITQIN; this is encoded by the coding sequence ATGAATAGTAAACAAATTACTAAAGTTATTTCTGAAAAGTATCGGATTATTAAACTTCTAGGAGAAGGAGGAGTAGGAAAAACTTATGAAGCAGAAAACATAACTACTTCCGAAAAAGTGGCAATTAAAACAGTTTCTCTGCGCCAAACTAAAGATTGGAAAGTCTTAGAACTATTTGAAAGAGAAGCCAAAACCTTAGCCTCTCTCAATCATCCTGCCATACCCAAATATATTGAATACTTTCACGTTGACACTGCCGAAGATCGTTATTTCTATTTAGTAAGAGAGTTAGTTACGGGTGATTCATTATTCGATTTAGTGAAAAAAGGTAAACGCTTTAATGAGAGTGAAGTAAAGCAAATAGCTATTAAGGTTTTAGAAATACTTGACTATCTCCATCAACAAACACCACTCATAATTCATCGCGATATCAAGCCTCAAAACTTAATTAGGAGTACTGATGGAAAGTTATTTTTAGTTGATTTTGGTTCGGTACAAGAAATCTATCGTCAAACCCTCAGTGGTGGTAGCACTTTCGTTGGAACCTTGGGCTATATGCCTCCCGAACAGTTAAGAGGACAAACTAGCTTTGCTACCGACTTGTATAGTCTTGGTGCAACTCTACTGTTTTTATTGACCAAGCAAACTCCCGACAAGCTTCCGCAAAAAAAATTGAAACTCGATGTTCGTGCTTCAACTAAAGTTTCGGATAAATTTGCGAACTGGCTCGATAAGCTGTTAGAGCCTATTGTGGAAGAAAGATTTCAATCTGTAGCAGAAGCTTTAGAAGTTTTTTATAGTGAGAACAAATTTCCCCAGCCTGCTAATAGTCGAATTGTATTAACTAGAAACCAGAGTAAGATCGAGATAAAAATGCCTAACTCTGGATTTCAAGGCAGTATTTTAATACATTTATATACGCATGGTATATTTTCTTTGGCTGCCGTATTAACAGCGTTGTTTATATCTGCTGTCGTCAACTTAATAGCTTTTGCCACAAAATCATTGATATTTGCTACACTTGCTTCTTTGTCTTTAATTCCTTTTTGGAGATTTTTAATATATCCTTTAGGAATGTTTTTCTGGGGATTATTTGGTTATACAGAGATAGAAATCGATCGAGATAGATTTAAGCTTCGGAAAAGTATTTTCAAATTAGGAAAGCAAATTTATGGAAAAACAAATAAAATACAAAGTATAGAACAAGGATACACATCTTACGATGTAGATGATATAAATGACAACAAAAGCTATTGTTGCCATTTAAACGAAACTAGTAGAACGACGGAATTCGGTTATATGATTAGACCTGATGAGCAAAAATGGATAGTTAATGAAATTTCTGATTTTATTACCCAGATTAACTAG
- a CDS encoding sulfotransferase family 2 domain-containing protein — protein MLVSDSKKFVFIHIYKTGGTSVQKMLEKYDRRFDLTCRLKLLARKVTNSDMPVLARPHKHFSAEKVRTLIGADRYDNYFKFAFVRNPWDWQVSLYYYMLRSPDTMHPLIPLVKSMENFDRYIRWRCSEEVRLQYDFLYADGKLLVDFIGRYEHFQSDFDKICDRLDIVRQQLPKVNTTKRDKYRDYYTAETRLLVSEAFSIDIETFGYEF, from the coding sequence ATGTTAGTCTCAGACTCCAAAAAATTTGTCTTTATTCATATTTATAAAACAGGCGGTACTAGCGTTCAAAAGATGTTGGAAAAATACGATCGGCGTTTCGATCTTACCTGTCGGTTAAAATTATTGGCGAGAAAAGTTACTAATAGCGATATGCCAGTGCTGGCACGTCCTCACAAACACTTTAGTGCCGAAAAGGTCAGGACGCTAATCGGTGCAGATCGCTACGATAATTATTTTAAGTTCGCTTTTGTCAGAAATCCCTGGGACTGGCAGGTGTCGTTATATTACTATATGCTAAGAAGCCCCGACACTATGCATCCACTCATTCCCTTGGTCAAAAGTATGGAAAATTTCGATCGCTACATCCGCTGGCGTTGTAGTGAAGAAGTCAGGTTGCAATACGATTTTCTCTATGCCGATGGCAAATTATTAGTAGATTTTATCGGTCGGTACGAACACTTTCAGTCAGACTTCGACAAAATCTGCGATCGCCTCGACATAGTTCGCCAGCAATTACCAAAGGTAAACACTACCAAGCGTGACAAATATCGTGACTACTACACTGCAGAAACACGTCTGCTTGTTAGTGAGGCATTCAGTATCGATATTGAAACTTTTGGCTATGAATTTTAA
- a CDS encoding prohibitin family protein: MNNQSTSWQPLAGGIIAALIILIAFNSFVIINPGEAGVLSILGKAQDGELLEGLHFRPPLVSNVDIYDITVQKFEVPAESSTKDLQDLKARFAINFRLDPIQIVEIRRKQGTLQNIVAKIIAPQTQESFKIAAARRTVEEAITKRSELKEDFDIALGSRLDKYGITVLDTSVVDLSFSPEFARAVEEKQIAEQKARRAVYIAREAEQQAQADVNRAKGRAEAQRLLAETLKAQGGELVLQKEAIEAWRQGGSQMPKVLVMGGESNGSVPFLFNLGEMQ; this comes from the coding sequence ATGAATAATCAGTCTACCAGTTGGCAGCCACTAGCAGGTGGTATTATTGCCGCTCTAATTATCCTCATAGCATTTAATTCCTTTGTAATTATCAATCCAGGTGAAGCAGGGGTTCTGAGTATTTTAGGTAAAGCTCAAGATGGAGAATTACTCGAAGGACTTCATTTTCGACCACCCCTAGTTTCTAACGTCGATATATACGATATAACCGTTCAAAAATTTGAAGTTCCTGCCGAAAGCTCTACTAAAGATTTACAAGATCTTAAAGCTCGCTTTGCGATTAACTTTCGTCTCGATCCAATTCAAATTGTCGAAATTAGACGCAAACAGGGAACCTTACAAAATATTGTTGCCAAAATTATTGCTCCCCAAACTCAAGAATCATTTAAAATTGCTGCCGCTAGAAGAACTGTAGAAGAAGCAATTACCAAACGCAGCGAACTTAAAGAAGATTTTGATATTGCCCTTGGTTCGCGATTAGATAAGTATGGCATTACCGTTCTCGATACCAGCGTAGTCGATCTGAGCTTCTCTCCCGAATTTGCTAGAGCCGTAGAGGAAAAACAAATTGCCGAGCAAAAAGCCAGACGAGCTGTATATATTGCCAGGGAAGCAGAACAACAGGCTCAAGCAGATGTCAACCGCGCTAAAGGACGCGCTGAGGCTCAAAGATTACTGGCAGAAACCCTCAAAGCACAAGGTGGCGAACTAGTACTGCAAAAAGAAGCGATCGAAGCCTGGCGACAGGGAGGTTCGCAAATGCCCAAAGTCTTAGTAATGGGCGGCGAATCCAACGGCAGCGTTCCCTTTTTGTTTAATTTAGGAGAAATGCAGTAG
- the argF gene encoding ornithine carbamoyltransferase: MKQLKGRDLLATPDLNQQEIEDVLQLAKQLKNGELKPRCDKVLGLLFYKASTRTRVSFSVAMYQLGGQVIDLNPKVTQVGRGEPIEDTARVLDRYLDILAIRTFAQQDLQTFAEYAAIPIINALTDLEHPCQILADLLTVRENFGSLKGLTLTYVGDGNNVAHSLLLGGALTGLNVRIAAPEDYQPNSEIVSQAKQLATNSEIEVLTDPIEAVTGAQIVYTDVWASMGQEDLADARMPIFQPYQVNEKLMSHADKEAIVLHCLPAHRGEEITAEVMEGARSRIWDQAENRMHAQKALIAALLGLEE, from the coding sequence ATGAAACAACTCAAGGGAAGAGATTTACTAGCCACACCTGACTTGAACCAACAAGAAATAGAAGATGTGTTGCAGCTAGCCAAACAGCTAAAAAATGGTGAATTAAAGCCTCGCTGCGATAAAGTCCTGGGTTTATTATTTTATAAAGCTTCGACTCGTACTCGCGTTTCTTTTAGCGTGGCAATGTATCAGTTGGGCGGTCAAGTAATCGATCTCAACCCTAAAGTTACTCAAGTAGGACGAGGCGAACCAATTGAAGATACTGCCAGAGTATTAGACCGCTATTTAGATATTTTGGCGATTCGTACCTTTGCCCAACAAGATTTGCAAACCTTTGCCGAGTATGCTGCAATTCCTATTATTAACGCTCTGACCGACTTAGAACATCCCTGCCAAATTTTGGCAGATTTATTGACCGTACGAGAAAATTTTGGCTCTTTAAAGGGTTTGACTTTAACCTATGTCGGTGATGGTAACAACGTGGCTCATTCTTTACTTTTAGGCGGTGCTTTAACGGGTTTAAACGTAAGGATCGCCGCGCCTGAAGATTATCAGCCAAATTCAGAAATTGTTAGCCAAGCCAAACAATTAGCTACCAATTCAGAAATTGAAGTTCTAACAGATCCCATTGAAGCGGTAACGGGAGCGCAAATTGTCTATACAGACGTTTGGGCAAGTATGGGACAAGAAGATTTAGCCGATGCCAGAATGCCTATTTTTCAGCCATATCAGGTCAACGAAAAGCTGATGAGTCATGCCGACAAAGAAGCAATTGTGCTGCACTGCTTGCCCGCCCATCGTGGAGAAGAAATTACCGCCGAAGTCATGGAAGGAGCGCGATCGCGCATCTGGGATCAGGCAGAAAATCGCATGCACGCACAAAAGGCTTTGATTGCTGCTCTATTAGGATTGGAGGAATAA
- a CDS encoding cation:proton antiporter, whose translation MAQSLDPTKFNIALLGLGGILFLYGLLSRYIKERLYLSAPILAVCLGIVLGPIFNIFNPQQWATRELIFEEITRLAIAIQLVSTALRLEKAYPLHRWRSLAILLGPLMLAMWAVSSLLIYWFLGVDLWVALLMGAAIAPTDPVLASTIVTGKFAEKHLPSRVRNLLAAESGLNDGLAYPFVFLPLLILIPSHPNPIVHWLTVTLLWDVGAAIIFGLLIGYLAAKFLQWGQRKKTMDKQSFLAYVVALTLIVLGGIKLIGSDGILAVFMAGVGFDLVIKASDRLQEENVQDAFDLITTTVTFTLFGLFLPWQEWLSIGWQGLALVVAILLLRRLPAFLLLNRFIPHTQGYKDALFMGWFGPIGVAAIFYANLAAHETGIDLIWYFTSLIVMGSVIVHGITAAPFSVLYEQHSEPHSFENRQ comes from the coding sequence ATGGCTCAGTCTCTCGACCCAACAAAGTTTAATATCGCTCTGTTAGGTTTGGGAGGGATTCTGTTCCTTTACGGATTGCTGTCTCGCTATATTAAAGAGCGACTTTATCTTTCTGCTCCTATTCTCGCTGTCTGTTTGGGAATCGTTTTGGGACCCATTTTTAATATTTTTAATCCCCAACAATGGGCAACCAGAGAACTAATTTTTGAAGAAATCACTCGTCTGGCAATCGCGATTCAGCTTGTTTCTACTGCTCTCCGTTTGGAAAAAGCTTATCCCTTGCATCGCTGGCGTAGTTTGGCGATTTTGCTCGGTCCTTTAATGCTGGCAATGTGGGCAGTCAGTAGCTTACTAATATATTGGTTTCTGGGGGTAGATCTTTGGGTCGCGCTCCTCATGGGTGCAGCGATCGCCCCCACCGACCCAGTTTTAGCCTCAACCATCGTTACTGGTAAATTTGCCGAAAAGCACCTTCCTTCAAGAGTTCGCAATCTCCTGGCTGCTGAGTCTGGATTGAATGATGGTTTAGCCTATCCCTTTGTTTTTTTACCCCTGCTTATTCTTATTCCATCTCATCCCAATCCTATCGTTCATTGGCTTACTGTTACTTTGCTTTGGGATGTGGGAGCAGCGATAATTTTTGGCTTACTTATTGGTTATCTGGCAGCCAAATTTTTGCAATGGGGACAGCGCAAGAAAACGATGGACAAACAGTCTTTTTTAGCGTACGTGGTTGCTTTGACTTTGATTGTTTTAGGGGGAATTAAATTAATTGGCAGTGACGGCATTTTAGCTGTCTTTATGGCAGGGGTGGGTTTTGACCTGGTTATCAAAGCGTCAGATCGCTTACAAGAAGAAAATGTCCAAGATGCCTTCGATCTGATTACTACTACAGTAACCTTTACTCTGTTTGGTTTGTTTTTACCGTGGCAAGAATGGCTATCTATCGGTTGGCAAGGATTAGCTCTGGTGGTAGCAATTTTGTTGCTGCGTCGCCTTCCAGCTTTCTTGCTTCTCAATCGCTTTATTCCCCATACTCAAGGATATAAAGATGCCCTCTTTATGGGTTGGTTTGGTCCGATTGGCGTTGCAGCAATTTTCTACGCTAACCTGGCCGCACATGAAACTGGTATAGATCTGATATGGTACTTTACTAGTCTGATTGTTATGGGTTCTGTTATCGTTCATGGTATCACTGCTGCACCTTTCTCGGTGCTGTACGAACAACACTCTGAGCCGCATTCTTTTGAAAATCGACAATAG
- a CDS encoding tetratricopeptide repeat protein — MTSANAETLYQQGLEKLEQKDFLGAIENFDRALLLNPNLVEVYKQRGHAYLLLDNFTEAIANFNRAIEFTPHDTEVYEFRALARMEQGEVLAALSDLERGLELQPDSFESYKIRAILRLSLGDFEGVWEDSGKALALNQNDATLYNLRGLVSFIREEYEPALDLFNRALILDPSSAEAYCNRGGVYVTFGNYEQAIADFNRTLELNPNYVAAYENRSRILWKQGNLEAALRDLEQVLRLKPDDAEALSARLKINLTLGNFQAAIKDLQSVLQINPELLDKDFQFPDELRQVLISQPHDAESYLDRGAVFYIFQNFERAVADFDRAIALDPDQMPVLTVRALCNTYLERYLQVIADCDRLISSQNNNALVYRLRGIARYHNNDRNGALEDLNKAVQLNPDDIEVYQNRGVLYSELGLLSEALDDFNRVLQAKPDFVAAHNHRSEICYRLGRMQESLESLNRAIELKREDIDVALYENRSRVKQKLGDISGAIADLDYIIRLNYDDIETYRRRGHLHLEQENYPQVIEDYTQVLNLDSADFKAYINRGIAYAKTGNTQKAFSDFTKAIQIKPEESEGYELRSMLSFEAGNLEAASEDLKLLLRIEPNNIRAIEFLVGIYLHKNEWQQALVECNKIVAILPNNPTMYLNRSKINIKLNNQNEVLADLNKAIFLDSHNYSAYYNRGNLFFKRGQLEEALEDFNQAIIIRPESCDAYYSRGAIKLNLGRIEESIKDLEQAITINPNFFTANYFLGNAYASKDNASQALHYYNRALEIDPDSEEAEIYWNRGYAHLAIGEKQLAINDFEKAALIWKAQNNLDDYQKSLAQIKRLNM, encoded by the coding sequence ATGACATCAGCAAATGCCGAAACTCTTTACCAACAAGGACTAGAAAAACTCGAACAAAAAGATTTTTTAGGAGCAATTGAAAACTTCGACCGAGCTTTACTATTAAATCCTAATTTGGTTGAAGTCTACAAACAACGAGGACACGCTTATTTACTTCTCGATAATTTTACAGAAGCCATTGCAAATTTTAATCGGGCAATTGAGTTTACTCCCCACGATACTGAAGTTTATGAATTTCGCGCCCTGGCTCGAATGGAACAGGGAGAAGTGCTGGCTGCCTTGTCAGACTTAGAGCGCGGATTAGAGCTACAACCAGATTCATTTGAAAGTTATAAAATCAGAGCTATACTGCGTCTATCATTAGGCGATTTTGAGGGCGTTTGGGAAGACAGTGGTAAAGCTCTCGCTCTAAATCAAAATGATGCTACTCTATACAATTTGCGTGGTCTTGTTTCCTTTATTAGAGAAGAATACGAACCAGCTCTCGATCTATTCAATAGAGCCTTAATTTTAGACCCTAGTTCTGCTGAAGCTTACTGTAATCGTGGCGGAGTATATGTTACTTTTGGCAACTACGAACAAGCAATTGCTGATTTTAATCGCACTCTAGAACTAAATCCCAACTACGTTGCCGCATATGAAAATAGAAGCAGAATACTTTGGAAACAAGGAAACCTAGAAGCCGCTTTGAGGGATCTAGAACAAGTTCTGCGGCTCAAACCCGACGACGCAGAAGCTTTAAGCGCTCGCCTCAAGATTAATCTCACTTTAGGTAATTTTCAAGCAGCTATTAAAGATTTACAATCTGTCTTACAAATTAATCCCGAACTGTTAGATAAAGATTTTCAATTCCCTGACGAGCTTCGACAAGTTCTAATTTCCCAACCACATGATGCCGAAAGCTACCTCGATCGTGGTGCTGTGTTTTATATATTTCAGAATTTCGAGAGAGCGGTAGCAGATTTCGACCGAGCTATTGCCTTAGATCCCGACCAAATGCCAGTATTAACTGTAAGAGCTTTATGCAATACATATCTCGAACGCTATCTACAGGTTATCGCTGATTGCGATCGCCTTATATCTTCTCAAAACAACAATGCTTTAGTCTACAGACTTCGAGGCATTGCTCGTTACCACAATAACGATCGAAACGGAGCGTTAGAGGACTTGAATAAAGCAGTACAACTAAATCCTGATGATATTGAAGTTTACCAAAATAGAGGCGTACTTTACTCAGAGCTAGGGTTATTGTCAGAAGCCTTAGATGATTTTAATCGTGTTCTACAAGCCAAACCAGATTTTGTAGCTGCTCATAATCACAGAAGCGAAATTTGTTATCGACTCGGTAGGATGCAAGAATCTTTAGAATCTTTGAACCGAGCGATCGAACTCAAGCGAGAAGATATAGATGTAGCCCTCTATGAAAATCGCAGTAGAGTAAAACAAAAATTAGGAGATATTTCAGGGGCAATTGCTGACTTAGACTATATAATCAGGCTCAATTATGACGATATAGAAACTTACCGCAGACGAGGACATCTTCATTTAGAACAAGAAAATTATCCCCAAGTAATTGAAGATTATACACAAGTCTTAAATTTAGATTCTGCTGATTTTAAAGCTTATATTAATAGAGGTATTGCCTACGCTAAAACTGGAAATACACAAAAAGCATTTTCAGACTTTACCAAAGCTATTCAAATTAAACCAGAGGAATCTGAGGGATACGAATTGAGAAGTATGCTTAGTTTTGAAGCAGGTAATTTGGAAGCGGCGAGCGAAGATCTTAAGTTGTTGCTACGTATCGAACCGAACAATATTCGGGCGATCGAGTTTCTAGTGGGTATATATCTCCATAAAAATGAATGGCAGCAAGCACTTGTTGAGTGTAACAAGATAGTAGCAATTTTACCTAACAACCCTACTATGTACCTCAACAGAAGCAAAATCAATATTAAATTAAATAATCAAAATGAGGTACTTGCCGATCTCAATAAAGCAATCTTTTTAGATTCGCACAATTATAGTGCCTATTACAATCGTGGTAACTTATTCTTTAAAAGAGGACAATTGGAAGAAGCACTCGAAGATTTTAACCAAGCAATAATAATTAGACCCGAATCTTGCGATGCTTACTATAGCCGAGGAGCAATTAAATTAAATTTGGGGAGGATAGAAGAGAGTATTAAAGACTTGGAGCAAGCAATTACAATAAATCCTAACTTCTTTACAGCCAATTATTTCCTTGGTAATGCCTATGCCTCTAAAGATAATGCCTCACAAGCTTTGCATTACTATAATAGAGCTTTGGAAATAGATCCTGATTCAGAAGAAGCAGAAATCTATTGGAATAGAGGTTATGCACATTTGGCTATCGGAGAAAAACAGCTAGCTATTAATGATTTTGAGAAAGCAGCTTTAATTTGGAAAGCGCAAAACAATTTGGATGACTATCAAAAATCGCTCGCTCAAATTAAAAGACTTAATATGTAA
- a CDS encoding alpha/beta hydrolase has translation MSPISSVIADRSTARINSSKRSRLGFKLAVAIINLGCCLGIPALPASKAISAENIYLDYGPLEFSLSVKSLEIYAKEGKIESDFNTFAGYLQPAQLEQLKTALSTKADLSPLAIAQFLYSYQGEKILERIGRVIKTSARQPGFYALRSALILAAADEREGLTLLNVLKKYPTQGIRIDSNQGFAIVGSISEIIQKSERAFAAVEREASAERNENLAASNLLPISSNDFSYRQQLLTLRDRQRKRTFPVDLYLPQTEGKTPLIVISHGLGSDRTTFAYLAKYLAARGFAVAVPEHPGSNSSQIQDLLEGFANDVTPPRELVDRPLDIKFLLDELEANYSQQLNTQQVGIIGQSFGAYTALALAGAELNFDNLRSECSNLEDTFNISLLLQCLALELPRREYQLRDRRIVAAIAINPLVSAVFGQAGMSEIEIPVMLMSGSADPVTPALAEQIMPFTWLTTEQKYLALLKGGTHFSVLNESSGSIPVPQRAIGPSPRIAQNYLKQLSLAFFKTYISERQDFRAYLSANYAARISRQEFPISLVRSLNREKLEAAP, from the coding sequence ATGTCACCAATTTCGTCTGTTATTGCCGATCGCTCTACCGCTCGAATAAATAGTAGTAAGCGTTCTCGATTGGGTTTTAAATTAGCAGTTGCGATAATTAATTTGGGCTGCTGTTTGGGTATTCCTGCTTTGCCAGCGTCAAAAGCTATAAGTGCGGAAAACATTTATTTAGATTATGGACCGCTAGAATTTAGTTTATCGGTAAAATCTTTAGAGATTTATGCCAAAGAAGGCAAGATCGAGAGCGATTTTAATACTTTTGCTGGCTATCTCCAACCAGCACAGTTAGAACAACTTAAAACTGCTTTAAGCACTAAAGCCGATCTAAGTCCCTTAGCGATCGCGCAATTTCTCTATTCCTATCAGGGAGAAAAAATACTCGAAAGAATTGGCAGGGTTATCAAAACTTCCGCAAGACAACCAGGTTTTTATGCTTTGCGTTCGGCATTAATTTTAGCCGCAGCCGACGAACGAGAAGGTTTGACTTTGCTTAACGTACTTAAAAAATATCCCACTCAAGGCATTCGCATTGATTCCAATCAGGGGTTTGCCATTGTTGGCAGTATTAGTGAAATCATTCAAAAAAGCGAAAGAGCTTTCGCTGCTGTCGAACGAGAGGCGAGTGCAGAAAGAAATGAAAATCTTGCCGCTTCTAACCTTTTACCCATAAGCTCTAATGACTTTTCCTATCGCCAACAACTGTTAACTTTGCGCGATCGCCAACGCAAACGAACTTTCCCTGTCGATCTCTATTTACCTCAAACTGAGGGTAAAACTCCCCTAATTGTTATTTCTCATGGTTTGGGCAGCGATCGCACTACCTTTGCCTATTTAGCCAAATATTTAGCCGCTCGTGGTTTTGCAGTTGCCGTCCCCGAACATCCAGGTAGTAACTCCAGTCAAATTCAGGATTTGTTAGAAGGTTTTGCCAATGATGTCACTCCACCTCGTGAATTAGTCGATCGCCCTTTGGACATTAAATTTTTGCTAGACGAACTCGAAGCCAACTACTCTCAACAGCTAAATACTCAGCAGGTAGGAATTATCGGACAATCATTTGGAGCCTATACCGCTTTAGCTTTAGCAGGTGCCGAGTTAAATTTTGACAATCTGCGAAGTGAGTGCAGCAATCTCGAAGATACTTTCAATATCTCATTGCTCTTGCAGTGTTTGGCATTAGAATTACCCCGTCGAGAATACCAACTGCGCGATCGCAGAATTGTCGCAGCAATAGCGATCAATCCTTTAGTTAGTGCAGTTTTTGGTCAAGCTGGCATGAGCGAGATAGAAATTCCCGTCATGTTGATGTCTGGTAGTGCCGATCCTGTTACTCCAGCATTAGCAGAACAAATCATGCCCTTTACCTGGCTGACTACAGAGCAAAAATATTTGGCTTTACTTAAAGGAGGAACCCATTTTTCGGTACTCAATGAGTCTTCTGGCAGTATTCCCGTACCACAAAGAGCTATTGGTCCGAGTCCTCGCATCGCTCAAAATTATCTCAAACAACTAAGTTTGGCTTTTTTTAAGACCTATATTAGCGAGCGCCAAGATTTTCGAGCATATTTGTCCGCCAACTATGCTGCCAGAATCAGCAGGCAGGAGTTTCCTATAAGCTTGGTGCGATCGCTAAACCGAGAAAAACTAGAAGCAGCACCCTAA
- a CDS encoding amidase, translating into MSFSNEDLAFLPALKQARLIRDRAISPLELTELYLSRIDKYNPQLNCFYHVAADSAIADARQKTEYLAKSKSNSDLPPLFGVPTAIKDLTSVKGMPTTYGVGAIKDNFATYDDNITLKLKQAGTIILGKTATSQLGSLPYTEPEGFAPTRNPWNLNYTPGGSSGGAAAAVAAGLCSIAQGGDAGGSIRGPAFCCNLVGLKPSRGRVSYAPVGDRQNGIASSGMLVRTVADAAALLDTISGYVTGDPYWLPNPETSFLEMSERELPQLRIAYATEILPVGKAAAECQQSLDSTIQILAEMGHEIEPISIDLSELIEPFKRIWAAGVAAAGIPAEILSQINRWIMQQAGTAGEYLQAAGQMQAIARNIVSICDRYDALIVPTYMHPAIKVGEWAHLNSEETLEKIVSWILPCPPFNATGQPSINIPAGFDRNGVPLGVQLVGKPAAEETILALAAQIEAAKPWSHFCPTGFKVSV; encoded by the coding sequence ATGTCATTTAGCAACGAGGATTTAGCCTTTCTTCCCGCACTCAAACAAGCTCGATTAATTCGCGATCGCGCTATTTCGCCTTTGGAATTAACCGAATTATATTTATCCAGAATCGATAAATACAACCCCCAGCTAAACTGTTTTTATCATGTAGCAGCAGATTCAGCGATCGCCGATGCCCGACAAAAAACCGAATATCTGGCAAAGAGTAAAAGTAATAGCGATTTACCGCCTTTATTTGGTGTACCCACTGCTATTAAAGATCTGACCTCAGTTAAAGGTATGCCGACTACTTACGGAGTAGGAGCGATAAAAGATAATTTTGCTACCTATGACGATAACATTACCCTCAAGCTCAAACAGGCAGGCACAATTATTTTAGGCAAAACTGCAACTTCTCAACTTGGTTCTTTACCCTACACCGAACCAGAAGGATTTGCTCCCACTCGCAACCCCTGGAATTTAAACTATACACCAGGAGGTTCTAGCGGTGGTGCGGCGGCAGCAGTAGCGGCTGGCTTATGCTCTATCGCTCAAGGTGGCGATGCAGGAGGCTCAATTCGAGGTCCCGCTTTTTGCTGCAATCTGGTCGGACTCAAACCCAGTCGGGGCAGAGTTTCCTACGCGCCCGTTGGCGATCGCCAAAACGGTATTGCCAGTAGTGGAATGCTAGTGCGTACCGTAGCCGATGCCGCAGCTTTACTAGATACTATTTCTGGTTACGTGACGGGCGATCCCTATTGGTTGCCAAATCCCGAAACATCTTTTTTGGAGATGAGCGAACGAGAACTGCCTCAGTTACGCATTGCCTACGCCACCGAAATTTTACCCGTAGGAAAAGCGGCTGCTGAATGTCAACAAAGCCTTGACTCAACAATTCAAATCTTGGCTGAAATGGGTCATGAGATAGAACCCATATCCATAGACCTTAGCGAGTTGATTGAACCATTTAAGCGGATCTGGGCTGCTGGAGTAGCAGCAGCAGGAATTCCTGCCGAGATTTTGAGTCAGATCAATCGCTGGATTATGCAACAGGCTGGTACGGCAGGAGAATATTTACAGGCAGCAGGGCAGATGCAGGCGATCGCCAGAAACATAGTTAGTATTTGCGATCGCTACGATGCTCTAATAGTTCCTACTTATATGCACCCCGCCATTAAAGTTGGCGAATGGGCGCATTTAAATTCCGAAGAAACTTTAGAAAAAATTGTTAGCTGGATTCTACCCTGTCCTCCCTTTAATGCGACGGGACAGCCATCTATTAATATACCTGCTGGTTTCGATCGCAATGGCGTACCTTTAGGCGTACAGCTAGTAGGAAAACCTGCTGCTGAAGAGACAATTTTAGCACTTGCAGCCCAAATCGAAGCAGCTAAACCCTGGAGTCACTTTTGTCCAACAGGGTTTAAAGTTTCTGTGTAG